ATCCCTATCTCGACATCGACAATGAGGGCGCCTTCCACGAGGCGGCGCGGCTGCTCGTTCAACTCGGTCACCGGCGGCTGGCGCTGATCAATGGCGACGATCGCGAGACCTTCGCCATCCACCGCGAGCGCGGCGTGCGCCGCGCGCTCGCCGCGAGCGGGTTGACCCTGGGCGACCGCCATGTCTGCTCCGTCGCCATGACCGAGGAGAACGGCTATCGCGCCACCAGGCGCCTGCTCGAACAGGATGGCGCGCCCACCGCAATCGCCTGCTCCAGCCTGATCATGGCGCTGGGTGTCGTGCGCGCGGTGCGCGACCTTGGCCTCAGCATTCCCGGTGACGTCTCGCTGATCGCTCATGACGACGTCTTTCCTTGGCTGAGACCCGAAAATTTCTCCGTTCCGCTGTCGACGACGCGCTCCTCCATCCGTCTCGCCGGCGCCCGTGTCGCCGAGCGGCTGGCGGCGCGGATCTCGGGTCTGGAAGAAGGCGCGCGTGGCGAGGTCTGGCCGGTCGATCTGGTGGTCAGGGGATCGGTCGCCGGCGCACCGGTCTAGACGGTTTTGGGTATAACGTTCATTCCTTAGCCGCCTCAGCTGCCTTGATGTCCAGCAGCCCGTAGCCGAAGTCGTTGTCGCGCCCCTTGGGGCCGAGATCCCTTGCCGTTGCCGCCAGCGCCTTCTCGATGTCGTCGGCCGAGCGGTCGGGCGCGGCGTGGATAAGGTTGGCAGTGGCGCCGCTCACGATCGCCGCCGCGAACGAAGTGCCGGTGACGACGTCAGAACCGGCGCCGCTCGGCGCCACCATCTCGACGCCGGGCGCGGAGATGAAGACATAGGCGCCGCGATTGGCCTGCGGCATCAACTGGTCCTTGGCATCCGTGGCGGTCACCGCGATGACGCTATCGAAAGCGGCCGGATAGCCATAGGGCGCCTTCGGCCCGTTGTTGCCGGCGGCTGCGATCAGAACCATGCCGAGTGCGCGCGCATTGCGGCAGGCTGTGCCGAGCAGGTCGTTCTTGGGACCTACGAAACTCATATTGATGATGCTGACATTCTGGTCCGCCGCCCAGTCGAGCGCCGACAGAATGACGTCCATGGTCGATTTGCCGCCCTCGAAGGCGCGGGCGTGATAGATGCGGGCGCCCGGGGCCATGCCCTCCAGCGCGCCGACACCGGCGATCAGCCCGTCGACCGAGGTGCCATGGTCGCGCTTTTCGATTGGCACATCGGGCATGG
The genomic region above belongs to Mesorhizobium sp. B4-1-4 and contains:
- a CDS encoding substrate-binding domain-containing protein, translating into MNLKQLAHMLALSQTTVSRALNGYPEVNEETRRRVMDAAKRHGYRPNPSARRLATGKSGMIGYVLPTGAAVDIDPHFVEFLSGLGDYARAHELDLVLSPADADDQETTYRRIVANRQVDAVYISSPRPADRRVALVNTLGIPFIVHGRSEGFGFDYPYLDIDNEGAFHEAARLLVQLGHRRLALINGDDRETFAIHRERGVRRALAASGLTLGDRHVCSVAMTEENGYRATRRLLEQDGAPTAIACSSLIMALGVVRAVRDLGLSIPGDVSLIAHDDVFPWLRPENFSVPLSTTRSSIRLAGARVAERLAARISGLEEGARGEVWPVDLVVRGSVAGAPV